One stretch of Burkholderia oklahomensis C6786 DNA includes these proteins:
- a CDS encoding nitroreductase family protein: protein MSDPELLTYQPIAVALPAPAEEAAPAIVDLPQPDLGAGLPLMAALSLRASTREFSSATLAPTTLGELLWAAGGVNRPVTGGRTAPSAHAFNEIDIYVALPDGVYRYDPVLHRLLLKRSIDARNLTGYQDFVGAAPLDLVYVVRSSRLQSMPKPLRETFSAVAAGAIAQNVALYCASAGLGCVVRGWINHRLLADALSLNEDELPILAQTVGMPVAHAGGAHA, encoded by the coding sequence ATGAGCGACCCCGAACTGCTGACCTATCAACCGATCGCCGTAGCATTGCCCGCGCCCGCGGAAGAGGCGGCGCCCGCGATCGTCGATCTGCCGCAACCCGATCTCGGCGCGGGCCTGCCGCTGATGGCCGCGCTGTCGCTGCGGGCGAGCACGCGCGAATTCTCGTCCGCGACGCTCGCGCCGACGACGCTCGGCGAACTGCTGTGGGCGGCCGGCGGCGTCAACCGTCCGGTGACGGGCGGCCGCACCGCGCCGTCCGCGCACGCATTCAACGAGATCGACATCTACGTCGCGCTGCCCGACGGCGTCTACCGCTACGATCCGGTGCTGCACCGGCTGCTGCTGAAGCGCTCGATCGACGCGCGCAATCTGACCGGCTATCAGGACTTCGTCGGCGCCGCGCCGCTCGACCTCGTCTACGTCGTGCGATCGTCGCGTCTGCAATCGATGCCGAAACCGCTGCGCGAGACGTTCTCCGCGGTGGCGGCGGGCGCGATCGCGCAAAACGTCGCGCTGTATTGCGCGTCGGCGGGACTCGGCTGCGTGGTGCGTGGCTGGATCAACCATCGGCTGCTCGCCGACGCGCTCAGCCTGAACGAAGACGAATTGCCGATCCTCGCGCAGACGGTCGGCATGCCGGTTGCGCACGCGGGCGGCGCGCACGCCTGA
- a CDS encoding Hsp20/alpha crystallin family protein: protein MSNLTRYDPFSLEPMSDLFQGLFRPLRGMMDVEEEKLASVKIDVTENDQSYIVKAELPGVDKNDITVQIEGNAVSINAKVERNKELKEGERVIRRERYSGEFSRSFSLASEIDRDAATAQYQDGVLALTLPKKATAEKKRLAIS from the coding sequence ATGAGCAATTTGACGCGTTACGACCCGTTTTCGCTGGAACCGATGTCCGATCTGTTCCAGGGCTTGTTCCGTCCGCTGCGCGGCATGATGGACGTCGAGGAAGAGAAGCTCGCATCGGTGAAGATCGACGTGACCGAAAACGACCAGTCCTATATTGTCAAAGCCGAGCTGCCGGGCGTCGACAAGAACGACATCACCGTGCAGATCGAAGGCAACGCTGTGTCGATCAACGCGAAGGTCGAGCGGAACAAGGAACTGAAGGAAGGCGAGCGCGTGATCCGGCGCGAACGCTATTCGGGCGAGTTCAGCCGATCCTTCTCGCTCGCGAGCGAAATCGACCGTGACGCCGCGACCGCGCAGTATCAGGACGGCGTGCTGGCGCTGACGCTGCCGAAGAAGGCGACTGCGGAAAAGAAGAGGCTGGCGATAAGCTGA
- a CDS encoding molybdopterin oxidoreductase family protein, with protein MDDRVRAGNEQLEVKTTTCYMCACRCGIRVHLRNGEVRYIDGNPDHPLNQGVICAKGASGIMKQYSPARLTQPLMRKAGAERGGAQFEPVSWDVAFAVLEKRLAHLRATDPKQFALFTGRDQMQALTGLFAKQFGTPNYAAHGGFCSANMAAGMIYTIGGSFWEFGGPDLDRAKLFFMIGTAEDHHSNPLKIAISKFKRAGGRFVAINPIRTGYAAIADEWVPIRPGTDGALFMAMIRELIETERYDRDFVTRYTNAAELLDMRADADTFGLFVRDPATPERNPLFPQDHLWWDLGSGRPVPHHTRGATPALDGRYALDDGTPVAPSFALLRERVAECTPEWAERITGISADTIRRLAREMADVARDHKITLPIRWTDAWGETHDAVTGNPVAFHAMRGLAAHSNGFQSIRALAVLMSLLGTIDRPGGFRHKSPYPRAVPPSAKPPNGPDAVRPDTPLAAGPLGWPAAPEDLFVDEQGGPVRIDKAFSWEYPLAVHGLMHSVITNAWRGDPYPIDTLMIFMANMAWNSSMNTVEVRKMLADKHENGEYKIPFIVVCDAFQSEMTAFADLILPDTTYLERHDAMSMLDRPISEFDGPADSVRIPVVPPTGECKPFQEVLIELASRLKLPAFTNADGTRKFRDYPDFIVNYQTAPDSGVGFLMGWRGEDGGGALVGKPNPRQWNEYAKHGCVFHYTLPETLQYMRGCNGPYLKWAVEKGFRKFDEPIVIHLYSDVMQKFRLAAQGKTSGRQPPDRLRARIARHFDPLPFWYEPLELGATDLRRYPLAAVTQRPMAMYHSWDSQNAWLRQIHGENHLFVNPRIARDAGIADGGWIYVESQWGKVRCRARYSEVVEPGTVWTWNAIGKAAGAWNLGPDANESQHGFLLNHVITDELPGDTARAPRISNSDPITGQAAWYDVRVRIYPAEADADHTLPQFAPMPALPGVTGAVRRIVQGYFAGRGEFAARLRNPAKRR; from the coding sequence ATGGACGATCGTGTGCGAGCCGGAAACGAGCAACTCGAAGTCAAGACGACAACCTGCTACATGTGCGCGTGCCGCTGCGGAATCCGCGTGCATCTGCGAAACGGTGAAGTCCGCTATATCGACGGCAACCCCGATCACCCGCTCAACCAAGGCGTGATCTGCGCGAAAGGCGCGTCGGGAATCATGAAGCAGTACTCGCCCGCGCGGCTCACGCAGCCGCTGATGCGCAAGGCGGGCGCCGAGCGCGGCGGCGCGCAGTTCGAGCCGGTGTCGTGGGACGTCGCGTTCGCCGTGCTCGAAAAGCGGCTCGCGCATCTGCGCGCGACCGATCCGAAGCAATTCGCGCTCTTCACCGGCCGCGACCAGATGCAGGCGCTGACGGGCCTCTTCGCGAAACAATTCGGCACGCCCAATTACGCGGCGCACGGCGGCTTCTGCTCGGCGAACATGGCGGCCGGCATGATCTACACGATCGGCGGCTCGTTCTGGGAATTCGGCGGCCCCGATCTCGATCGCGCGAAGCTGTTTTTCATGATCGGCACCGCCGAGGACCATCATTCGAATCCGCTGAAAATCGCGATTTCGAAGTTCAAGCGCGCGGGCGGCCGGTTCGTCGCGATCAATCCGATCCGCACCGGCTACGCGGCGATCGCCGACGAATGGGTGCCGATTCGTCCCGGCACCGACGGCGCGCTGTTCATGGCGATGATTCGCGAGCTGATCGAGACGGAGCGCTACGACCGCGATTTCGTCACGCGCTACACGAACGCGGCCGAGCTGCTCGACATGCGCGCCGACGCCGACACGTTTGGGCTCTTCGTGCGCGACCCGGCCACGCCCGAGCGCAATCCGCTGTTTCCGCAGGATCATCTGTGGTGGGATCTCGGCAGCGGCCGGCCCGTGCCGCATCACACGCGCGGCGCGACGCCCGCGCTCGACGGCCGCTACGCGCTCGACGACGGCACGCCCGTCGCGCCGTCGTTCGCGCTGCTGCGCGAGCGCGTCGCCGAATGCACGCCGGAATGGGCCGAACGAATCACGGGCATATCGGCCGACACGATCCGGCGGCTCGCGCGCGAAATGGCGGACGTCGCGCGCGATCACAAGATCACGCTGCCGATCCGCTGGACCGACGCGTGGGGCGAGACGCACGACGCCGTCACAGGCAATCCGGTCGCGTTCCATGCGATGCGCGGACTCGCCGCTCACTCGAACGGCTTCCAGTCGATCCGCGCGCTCGCGGTGCTGATGTCGCTGCTCGGGACGATCGACCGGCCGGGCGGATTCCGCCACAAATCGCCGTATCCGCGCGCGGTGCCGCCTTCGGCGAAACCGCCGAACGGCCCCGACGCGGTGCGCCCGGACACGCCGCTCGCGGCGGGCCCGCTCGGCTGGCCCGCCGCGCCCGAGGATCTGTTCGTCGACGAGCAAGGCGGCCCGGTGCGGATCGACAAGGCGTTTTCGTGGGAATACCCGCTCGCGGTGCACGGGCTGATGCACAGCGTGATCACGAACGCGTGGCGCGGCGATCCCTACCCGATCGACACGCTGATGATCTTCATGGCCAACATGGCGTGGAATTCGTCGATGAACACGGTCGAGGTCCGCAAGATGCTCGCGGACAAGCACGAGAACGGCGAATACAAGATTCCGTTCATCGTCGTGTGCGACGCGTTCCAGTCCGAAATGACCGCGTTCGCCGATCTGATCCTGCCCGACACGACGTATCTCGAACGGCACGACGCGATGTCGATGCTCGACCGGCCGATCTCCGAATTCGACGGACCGGCGGACTCGGTGCGCATACCGGTCGTGCCGCCGACCGGCGAATGCAAGCCGTTCCAGGAAGTGCTGATCGAGCTCGCGAGCCGGCTGAAGCTGCCCGCGTTCACGAACGCCGACGGCACGCGCAAATTCCGCGACTATCCGGACTTCATCGTCAACTATCAGACTGCGCCCGATTCGGGCGTCGGCTTCCTGATGGGCTGGCGCGGCGAGGACGGCGGCGGCGCGCTCGTCGGCAAGCCGAATCCGCGCCAATGGAACGAATACGCGAAGCACGGCTGTGTCTTTCACTACACGCTGCCGGAGACGCTGCAATACATGCGCGGCTGCAACGGCCCGTATCTGAAATGGGCGGTCGAGAAAGGCTTCCGGAAGTTCGACGAGCCGATCGTGATCCACCTGTATTCGGACGTGATGCAGAAATTCCGTCTCGCCGCGCAGGGCAAGACAAGCGGCCGGCAGCCGCCCGATCGCCTGCGCGCGCGCATTGCGCGCCATTTCGATCCGCTGCCGTTCTGGTACGAGCCGCTCGAGCTCGGCGCAACCGATCTGCGGCGCTACCCGCTCGCCGCCGTCACGCAGCGGCCGATGGCGATGTACCACTCGTGGGATTCGCAGAACGCGTGGCTGCGGCAGATTCATGGGGAGAACCATCTGTTCGTGAACCCGAGGATCGCGCGCGACGCTGGGATCGCGGACGGCGGCTGGATCTACGTCGAGTCGCAATGGGGCAAGGTGCGCTGCCGCGCGCGCTACAGCGAGGTCGTCGAGCCGGGCACCGTGTGGACCTGGAACGCGATCGGCAAGGCGGCGGGCGCGTGGAATCTCGGGCCGGACGCGAACGAATCGCAGCACGGCTTCCTGCTGAATCACGTGATCACCGACGAGCTGCCCGGCGACACCGCGCGTGCGCCGCGCATCTCGAACTCCGATCCGATCACCGGTCAGGCCGCGTGGTACGACGTGCGCGTGCGCATCTATCCGGCCGAAGCGGATGCCGACCATACGCTGCCGCAGTTCGCGCCGATGCCGGCGCTGCCCGGCGTGACGGGCGCGGTTCGCCGCATCGTGCAGGGCTATTTCGCAGGCCGGGGCGAATTCGCCGCCCGGCTGCGCAATCCGGCGAAACGCCGTTGA
- a CDS encoding 4Fe-4S dicluster domain-containing protein, protein MTHMALVIDLNVCVGCHACVTSCKEWNTSGEAGALSDARPYDADPSGTFFNRVQTFEAGEFPLADTIHFPKSCLHCEDPPCVPVCPTGASYKRKEDGLVLVDYDKCIGCKYCAWACPYGARELDEARKEMTKCTLCADRIHNDALPERDRKPACVLACPTSARLFGDIHDPESVVSQAIRERGGYQLMPEWGTRPANHYLPRRTTTACGGGGGDACSCRSAGEEPALASAGSELAHEQVHLAALAKRV, encoded by the coding sequence ATGACGCATATGGCGCTCGTAATCGATCTGAACGTGTGCGTGGGATGCCACGCGTGCGTGACGAGCTGCAAGGAATGGAATACGTCGGGCGAAGCGGGCGCGCTGTCGGATGCGCGCCCGTACGACGCCGATCCGTCCGGCACGTTCTTCAACCGCGTGCAGACGTTCGAGGCGGGCGAATTCCCGCTCGCCGACACGATCCATTTCCCGAAGTCGTGCCTGCATTGCGAGGACCCGCCGTGCGTGCCCGTATGCCCGACGGGCGCGAGCTACAAGCGCAAGGAAGACGGGCTCGTGCTCGTCGACTACGACAAGTGCATCGGCTGCAAGTACTGCGCGTGGGCGTGCCCGTACGGCGCGCGCGAGCTCGACGAGGCGCGCAAGGAGATGACGAAGTGCACGCTCTGCGCGGACCGTATCCATAACGACGCGCTGCCCGAGCGCGATCGCAAGCCCGCGTGCGTGCTCGCGTGCCCGACTTCGGCGCGCCTCTTCGGCGACATTCACGATCCGGAATCGGTCGTGTCGCAAGCGATTCGCGAGCGCGGCGGCTATCAGCTGATGCCGGAATGGGGAACGCGTCCCGCGAATCACTATCTGCCCCGACGCACGACGACCGCATGCGGCGGCGGCGGCGGCGACGCGTGCTCGTGCCGATCGGCCGGCGAGGAACCGGCGCTCGCTTCGGCCGGCAGCGAACTCGCGCACGAGCAAGTGCATCTCGCCGCGCTCGCGAAGCGCGTCTGA
- a CDS encoding dimethyl sulfoxide reductase anchor subunit family protein, protein MKPAFSVIFLTTLSGASQGFVIALFGVELAARLGLTASPPQAFFVAGAALAVLLGSLGLFASFFHLGHPERAWRAVAMWRTSWLARECIALPVYLACATAYGGAHALALPYSLALGMLATLASGVLFVCTGMIYICLRFLQEWATPLTMTNFVLLGCASGFTLATAGAAWFAPPLAPALAVCACALTLAGCATRTAALVRNARLRPRSTVQSATGIHARQVVQRSRGFTAGAFNLREFFHGKTPLTLRRVKWMFLICAFAVPVALLAIGGAAAPAVASFGLACGAFAIQYAGLVAERWFFFAEARHPQNVYYQSAA, encoded by the coding sequence ATGAAACCCGCTTTTTCGGTCATATTCCTGACGACGCTGAGCGGCGCGAGCCAGGGGTTCGTGATCGCGCTGTTCGGCGTCGAGCTCGCGGCGCGGCTCGGGCTGACCGCGTCGCCGCCGCAGGCGTTCTTCGTCGCGGGCGCGGCGCTCGCCGTGCTGCTCGGCTCGCTCGGCCTGTTCGCATCGTTCTTCCATCTCGGGCATCCGGAGCGCGCATGGCGCGCGGTCGCGATGTGGCGCACGTCGTGGCTGGCGCGCGAATGCATCGCGCTGCCGGTGTATCTCGCGTGCGCGACGGCTTACGGCGGCGCGCATGCGCTCGCATTGCCGTATTCGCTCGCGCTCGGCATGCTCGCGACGCTCGCGAGCGGCGTGCTGTTCGTCTGCACCGGCATGATCTACATCTGTCTGCGCTTCCTGCAGGAATGGGCGACGCCGCTGACAATGACCAACTTCGTGCTGCTCGGCTGCGCGTCCGGCTTCACGCTCGCGACCGCCGGTGCCGCGTGGTTCGCGCCGCCGCTCGCGCCGGCGCTCGCCGTGTGCGCGTGCGCGCTGACGCTCGCGGGTTGCGCGACGCGCACCGCGGCATTGGTGCGCAACGCGCGGCTGCGGCCGCGATCGACGGTGCAAAGCGCGACCGGCATCCACGCGCGGCAGGTCGTGCAGCGATCGCGCGGCTTCACGGCCGGCGCGTTCAACCTGCGCGAGTTCTTCCACGGGAAGACGCCGCTGACGTTGCGGCGCGTGAAGTGGATGTTTCTGATCTGCGCGTTCGCGGTGCCGGTTGCGCTGCTGGCGATCGGCGGCGCTGCCGCGCCGGCCGTCGCGTCGTTCGGGCTCGCGTGCGGCGCATTCGCGATCCAGTACGCGGGGCTCGTCGCGGAGCGCTGGTTCTTCTTTGCCGAGGCGCGGCACCCGCAGAACGTCTATTACCAGAGCGCCGCGTGA
- a CDS encoding polysaccharide deacetylase family protein: protein MSVADVADATSAVDTVTAMNAASAIDAVNAASAENMASAVDTVDVANAENVVSTVAAANTAVVANTTGIRHDAHADEQPPTASASVRPNKFRITKGMPLRHSGSWFTRLRLAAAAWCLASACAAPSALAATDDATPTAADASRPAILVYHRFSTSTPPDSMTVRISTFEAQLAFLRAHGYEIVPLRDVVGWAASPSAQLPDKAVAITVDDGHRSVYELLRPIVLRERLPVTLFIYPSAISNASYAMTWDELRALRDTGRFDIESHTWWHPNFRTERRRLAPDAFRRFAATQFAHSRALIEREVGGPVDLLAWPFGLYDGELTSLAAQSGYVAGFTLDARKVRRGDAPLALPRFLIVDDCTPAVLARMLGERGDAHADAHAESRP from the coding sequence ATGAGCGTCGCCGATGTCGCAGACGCGACGAGCGCCGTGGATACGGTAACCGCAATGAACGCGGCGAGCGCGATCGATGCCGTGAATGCGGCGAGTGCCGAGAACATGGCGAGCGCAGTCGACACGGTGGACGTGGCGAACGCGGAGAACGTGGTGAGCACGGTCGCCGCGGCAAACACCGCGGTCGTGGCGAACACGACAGGCATTCGGCACGACGCACACGCCGACGAGCAACCGCCGACCGCATCGGCATCGGTCCGCCCGAACAAGTTTCGAATAACGAAAGGAATGCCCTTGCGACACTCAGGCTCCTGGTTCACCCGACTCCGGCTCGCAGCGGCGGCCTGGTGTCTCGCGTCGGCGTGCGCCGCGCCGTCCGCGCTCGCCGCAACCGACGACGCCACGCCCACCGCCGCCGACGCTTCACGCCCCGCGATCCTCGTCTATCACCGCTTCTCGACATCGACGCCGCCCGATTCGATGACGGTCCGCATCAGCACGTTCGAAGCGCAGCTCGCATTCCTGCGCGCGCACGGCTACGAAATCGTGCCGCTGCGCGACGTCGTCGGATGGGCGGCATCGCCGTCCGCGCAGCTGCCGGACAAGGCGGTCGCGATCACCGTCGACGACGGCCATCGCTCGGTGTACGAACTGTTGCGTCCGATCGTGCTGCGCGAGAGGCTGCCCGTCACGCTGTTCATCTATCCGTCCGCGATCTCGAACGCGTCGTACGCAATGACGTGGGACGAGCTGCGTGCGTTGCGCGACACCGGCCGCTTCGACATCGAATCGCACACGTGGTGGCATCCGAACTTTCGCACCGAGCGCCGGCGCCTCGCGCCGGACGCGTTCCGCCGCTTCGCCGCGACGCAGTTCGCGCATTCGCGCGCGCTGATCGAACGCGAAGTCGGCGGTCCGGTCGATCTGCTCGCTTGGCCGTTCGGTCTCTACGACGGCGAGCTGACGTCGCTCGCCGCGCAGTCGGGCTACGTCGCCGGCTTCACGCTCGACGCGCGCAAGGTCCGGCGCGGCGACGCGCCGCTCGCGCTGCCGCGCTTTTTGATCGTCGACGACTGCACGCCGGCCGTGCTCGCACGGATGCTCGGCGAGCGCGGCGATGCGCATGCCGATGCGCACGCGGAGAGCCGGCCATGA
- a CDS encoding putative glycoside hydrolase produces the protein MSKLAQWFRTWFRTSACACVLAVAAVAPPGDALAASAVAGTPAANTPVARTPASAVHGTVVDAQTGKPIAAAIVTIGGRPMHADEQGVFSTDVAATEIAVRAPGYLATRTAVAAGKPVTVALAPFRPKAVYLSVFGITSKTLREAAVNLKGATAINALVIDMKGDRGITPYPSAARRTSGAAAQTPNAPVVRDFAALVADLHRRGLYLIARIVVFKDDPLAAAHPEWTVRDAGGDIWHDREKLRWIDPSSREAWAHNLDVAEEAAKLGFDEIQFDYVRFPDARGLRFSVPNTRANRTAAITGFLQAAHDRLAPYNVFVAADIFGYVCWNEDDTAIGQQIEMLGGPLDYISPMLYPSGFTWGLPGCTQPTADPGQIVRRSLAEARSRTGLPGVRFRPWLQAFRDYAFDRRDFEAAEIRAQVDAADAVETDGWMLWNARNRYDPKQLPK, from the coding sequence ATGAGCAAGCTCGCACAATGGTTCCGAACGTGGTTCCGAACGAGCGCCTGCGCGTGCGTGCTTGCTGTAGCCGCTGTCGCGCCGCCCGGCGATGCGCTTGCCGCCAGCGCGGTGGCCGGCACTCCGGCGGCCAACACCCCGGTGGCCCGCACCCCGGCCTCGGCCGTTCACGGCACCGTCGTCGACGCGCAGACCGGCAAGCCGATCGCGGCCGCGATCGTGACGATCGGCGGCCGCCCGATGCACGCAGACGAACAAGGCGTGTTCTCGACCGACGTCGCGGCGACCGAGATCGCCGTCCGCGCGCCCGGCTATCTGGCGACGCGCACCGCCGTCGCGGCCGGCAAGCCCGTCACCGTCGCGCTCGCGCCGTTCCGGCCGAAGGCCGTCTATCTGTCCGTATTCGGGATCACGAGCAAGACGCTGCGCGAGGCCGCCGTGAATCTCAAGGGCGCCACCGCGATCAACGCGCTCGTCATCGACATGAAGGGCGATCGCGGCATCACGCCGTATCCGAGCGCGGCGCGGCGCACATCGGGCGCGGCGGCGCAGACGCCGAACGCGCCCGTCGTGCGTGACTTCGCGGCGCTCGTCGCCGATCTGCACCGGCGGGGGCTCTACCTGATCGCGCGAATCGTCGTGTTCAAGGACGATCCGCTCGCGGCCGCGCATCCGGAATGGACGGTGCGCGATGCGGGCGGCGATATCTGGCACGACCGCGAAAAGCTGCGCTGGATCGATCCGTCGTCGCGCGAAGCGTGGGCGCACAACCTCGACGTCGCCGAGGAAGCGGCGAAGCTCGGCTTCGACGAAATCCAGTTCGACTACGTGCGCTTCCCGGACGCGCGCGGGCTGCGCTTCAGCGTGCCGAACACGCGCGCGAACCGCACCGCGGCGATCACGGGCTTCCTGCAGGCGGCGCACGACCGGCTCGCGCCGTACAACGTGTTCGTCGCCGCCGACATCTTCGGCTACGTCTGCTGGAACGAGGACGACACCGCGATCGGTCAGCAGATCGAAATGCTCGGCGGGCCGCTCGACTACATCTCGCCGATGCTCTATCCGTCCGGCTTCACGTGGGGATTGCCGGGCTGCACGCAGCCGACCGCCGATCCGGGGCAGATCGTGCGCCGCTCGCTTGCCGAGGCGCGCTCGCGGACCGGGCTGCCCGGCGTGCGGTTCCGGCCGTGGCTGCAGGCGTTCCGCGACTACGCGTTCGACCGCCGCGATTTCGAGGCGGCGGAGATCCGCGCGCAGGTCGACGCCGCCGACGCCGTCGAAACCGACGGATGGATGCTGTGGAACGCGCGCAATCGCTACGATCCGAAGCAGTTGCCGAAATAG
- a CDS encoding penicillin-binding protein 1A, which yields MNRRIVSSFLDRCAAWLAATKPHAAAVLHRLRHPTRRGVALAIAAVPALFLLYVLALIPFTPSIGDIRKARVDAPAQILSADGKLLAEFKPSNREWVPLAGISPKMVDALISTEDHRFYEHHGLDWRRTAGAALHTFSGDRQGGSTITQQLARNLYPDEIGRAPTLTRKLKEAITALKIEAVYSKAEILETYLNTVPFLYNAYGVEMAARTYFDKSADQLDALDAATLVGMLKGNSYYNPVLNPERALARRNTVLAQMVKYGKLSPAVYASLQKKPLRIDFERQKEPPGPAPHFAQQLRKWLIAWADRNDYNVYSDGLIVRTTIDSRLQTYATQALARQTNQLQGIANGRWNAGSGCAPGTPLFRAFVRETPEFRAALDGGATEDAALKHLLADRGFTRALCKAKADVQAGFLAIDPRNGQIKAWVGSRDFTTEPFDHVQQARRQPGSTFKPFVYGAAFAAGATPDDTFVDQPVEIPLKGGEIWRPDDDAPPTGKPMTLRDAIAYSRNRITAQLMMKVGPQKVARLARAMGLRDSELDAVPSLALGTSPVTLKEMVSAYATIANVGEYVEPRMVTRIEDRNGEVLAEFASASPERALDAASARTLIDVMRGVVERGTGAAIRSRYGIRADVAGKTGTTQGDTDGWFILMQPQLVAGAWVGFDDGRVTLGSDWGQGARSALPIVGDFYQRAIRARIVDARERFATEAPPSAFDTFRDKLGDWYRYLFEKPEPQKAAPPKAQRAPVEEVMPASEVEAASEAAASALAASEAAASASASAASGVPFAAPGGASALTPEMPPLLPSTPPAAQPDNGLPNDNAPMSPTPTPDAPAASGAGGSN from the coding sequence GTGAATCGCCGAATCGTGTCGTCCTTCCTCGACCGTTGCGCGGCCTGGCTCGCCGCCACGAAGCCGCACGCCGCCGCCGTCCTCCATCGCCTGCGCCATCCGACGCGACGCGGCGTCGCGCTCGCCATCGCCGCCGTGCCGGCGCTGTTCCTGCTCTACGTGCTCGCGCTGATCCCGTTCACGCCGAGCATCGGCGACATCCGCAAGGCGCGCGTCGACGCCCCCGCGCAGATCCTGTCCGCCGACGGCAAGCTGCTCGCCGAGTTCAAGCCGTCGAACCGCGAATGGGTGCCGCTCGCCGGCATCTCGCCGAAGATGGTCGACGCGCTGATTTCGACCGAGGACCATCGCTTCTACGAGCACCACGGCCTCGACTGGCGCCGCACCGCGGGCGCCGCGCTGCACACGTTCTCGGGCGATCGCCAGGGCGGCTCGACGATCACGCAGCAGCTCGCGCGCAATCTGTATCCGGACGAGATCGGCCGCGCGCCGACGCTCACGCGCAAGCTGAAGGAAGCGATCACCGCGCTGAAGATCGAGGCGGTCTACAGCAAGGCGGAGATTCTCGAGACGTATCTGAACACGGTGCCGTTCCTGTACAACGCATATGGCGTCGAGATGGCGGCGCGCACGTACTTCGACAAATCGGCCGATCAGCTCGACGCGCTCGACGCCGCGACGCTCGTCGGCATGCTCAAGGGCAACAGCTATTACAACCCGGTGCTGAACCCCGAGCGCGCGCTCGCGCGGCGCAACACCGTGCTCGCGCAGATGGTGAAGTACGGGAAGCTGTCGCCGGCCGTGTATGCGTCGCTGCAGAAGAAGCCGCTGCGCATCGACTTCGAGCGGCAGAAGGAGCCGCCCGGCCCCGCGCCGCATTTCGCGCAGCAGCTGCGCAAGTGGCTGATCGCGTGGGCCGACCGCAACGACTACAACGTCTACTCGGACGGCCTCATCGTGCGCACGACGATCGATTCGCGGCTGCAGACGTATGCGACGCAGGCGCTCGCGCGTCAGACGAATCAGCTGCAAGGGATCGCGAACGGGAGGTGGAACGCCGGCAGCGGCTGCGCACCGGGCACTCCGCTGTTCCGCGCTTTCGTGCGCGAGACGCCGGAGTTTCGCGCGGCGCTCGACGGCGGCGCGACCGAAGACGCGGCGCTCAAGCATCTGCTCGCCGATCGCGGGTTCACGCGGGCGCTGTGCAAGGCGAAGGCCGACGTGCAGGCGGGCTTTCTCGCGATCGATCCGCGCAACGGACAGATCAAGGCGTGGGTCGGCAGCCGCGACTTCACGACCGAGCCGTTCGACCACGTGCAACAGGCGCGCCGGCAGCCGGGCTCGACGTTCAAGCCGTTCGTCTACGGCGCGGCGTTCGCGGCCGGCGCGACGCCCGACGACACGTTCGTCGATCAGCCCGTCGAGATTCCGCTGAAAGGCGGCGAGATCTGGCGGCCCGACGACGACGCGCCGCCGACCGGCAAGCCGATGACGCTGCGCGACGCGATCGCGTATTCGCGCAACCGGATCACCGCGCAGCTGATGATGAAGGTCGGCCCGCAGAAGGTCGCGCGGCTCGCGCGCGCGATGGGCTTGCGCGACAGCGAGCTCGATGCGGTGCCGTCGCTCGCGCTCGGCACGAGCCCCGTGACGCTGAAGGAGATGGTGTCCGCGTACGCGACGATCGCGAACGTCGGCGAATACGTCGAGCCGCGGATGGTCACGCGCATCGAGGACCGCAACGGCGAAGTGCTCGCCGAGTTCGCGAGCGCGTCGCCCGAGCGCGCGCTCGATGCGGCGTCCGCGCGCACGCTGATCGACGTGATGCGCGGCGTCGTCGAGCGCGGCACCGGCGCGGCGATCCGCTCGCGCTATGGAATTCGCGCGGACGTCGCCGGCAAGACCGGCACGACGCAGGGCGACACCGACGGCTGGTTCATCCTGATGCAGCCGCAGCTCGTCGCGGGCGCGTGGGTCGGCTTCGACGACGGCCGCGTGACGCTCGGCAGCGACTGGGGGCAGGGCGCGCGGAGCGCGCTGCCGATCGTCGGCGATTTCTATCAGCGGGCAATCCGCGCGCGGATCGTCGACGCGCGCGAGCGCTTCGCGACCGAGGCGCCGCCGAGCGCGTTCGACACGTTCCGCGACAAGCTCGGCGACTGGTATCGCTATCTGTTCGAGAAGCCCGAGCCGCAGAAGGCCGCGCCGCCGAAGGCGCAGCGCGCGCCGGTCGAGGAGGTGATGCCGGCTTCCGAGGTCGAGGCGGCGTCGGAGGCGGCCGCGTCGGCGCTCGCCGCGTCCGAAGCGGCGGCATCGGCATCAGCATCGGCTGCGAGCGGCGTGCCGTTCGCCGCGCCGGGCGGCGCTTCCGCGCTCACGCCGGAGATGCCGCCGTTGCTGCCGTCGACGCCGCCCGCCGCGCAGCCGGACAACGGCTTGCCGAACGACAACGCGCCGATGTCGCCGACGCCGACGCCCGATGCGCCGGCCGCGAGCGGAGCGGGCGGCAGCAATTAG